The following proteins come from a genomic window of Coffea arabica cultivar ET-39 chromosome 11c, Coffea Arabica ET-39 HiFi, whole genome shotgun sequence:
- the LOC113717249 gene encoding ACT domain-containing protein ACR4 isoform X2: MDYWTSSVSVDDEFEKLALRINPPMVTVDNESDKKATLIKVDSANRRGSLLEVVQVLTDLNLIIKRAYISSDGEWFMDVFHVTDQDGNKLSEDKVAERIQQSLGPRGRSFRSFRRSVGVQPALEHATIELTGRDRPGLLSEVFAVLADLKCNVVAAEVWTHNSRMASVVYITDEVNGVAIDDPERLSKIKQLLLHVLKGNKDRRSANTAVSVGSTHKERRLHQMMYADRDYDNDVMDCAPTSDRTKPLVTVEKCADKGYTVVNLSCPDRPKLLFDTVCTLTDMQYVVYHGTIIAEGPEAHQEYYIRHIDGWPISSEAERQRLIHCLEAAIKRRTSEGIRLELCSEDRVGLLSDVTRIFRENGLSVTRAEVTTRGSQAVNVFYVTDASGYPVKNETIEAVRKEIGLTILRVKDETYSTSPPQQGGKFSLGNLFRSRSERFLYSLGLIKSCSCAFE, translated from the exons ATGGATTACTGGACTTCATCTGTCAGCGTCGATGATGAATTTGAGAAGCTTGCTCTTCGAATTAACCCGCCAAT GGTCACAGTTGACAATGAATCGGACAAGAAAGCAACTTTGATCAAG GTTGATAGCGCCAATAGGAGAGGAAGCTTATTGGAGGTGGTTCAGGTTCTTACTGATTTGAACCTGATAATCAAACGAGCTTACATCTCTTCAGATGGGGAATGGTTTATGGATG TATTCCATGTTACTGATCAAGATGGGAATAAGCTATCTGAGGATAAGGTGGCGGAACGCATTCAGCAG TCCTTAGGACCAAGGGGCCGAAGCTTTCGATCTTTCAGAAGATCTGTTGGTGTCCAGCCTGCCCTGGAGCACGCTACTATCGAGTTGACAGGAAGAGACAGGCCTGGATTGCTCTCAGAGGTCTTTGCTGTTCTTGCTGACCTCAAATGTAACGTAGTTGCTGCAGAAGTATGGACTCATAATTCAAGAATGGCATCAGTAGTTTACATCACTGATGAAGTGAACGGAGTTGCAATAGATGATCCTGAACGACTCTCTAAGATAAAGCAGCTTCTCTTGCATGTTTTAAAAGGAAATAAAGATAGGCGAAGTGCTAATACTGCTGTTTCTGTTGGTTCCACCCATAAAGAACGGAGACTGCACCAAATGATGTATGCTGATCGTGATTATGATAATGATGTCATGGATTGTGCACCTACAAGCGACCGTACCAAGCCACTCGTAACTGTAGAAAAATGTGCGGATAAAGGCTACACTGTTGTGAACTTGAGTTGTCCAGACAGGCCTAAGCTTCTTTTTGATACAGTGTGCACATTAACGGATATGCAGTATGTTGTGTATCATGGTACCATCATCGCTGAAGGACCAGAGGCTCATCAG GAATATTATATCAGACATATTGATGGATGGCCCATTAGTTCCGAAGCAGAGCGACAACGTTTAATTCATTGCTTGGAGGCAGCTATAAAGAGGCGAACTTCTGAG GGAATAAGGCTAGAATTGTGTAGTGAAGATAGGGTTGGCCTACTGTCAGACGTAACGCGCATATTCAGAGAGAATGGCCTTTCAGTTACTCGGGCAGAGGTCACCACCAGGGGCTCTCAAGCTGTCAATGTGTTCTATGTAACGGATGCATCAGGTTATCCTGTAAAAAACGAGACCATTGAGGCAGTTCGTAAAGAAATAGGTTTAACTATACTCCGTGTCAAGGATGAAACGTACTCAACTTCACCACCCCAGCAGGGAGGAAAGTTTTCTTTGGGTAATTTATTTCGATCAAGATCAGAAAGGTTCCTCTACAGCTTGGGTCTAATAAAATCATGCTCCTGCGCATTTGAATAG
- the LOC113717249 gene encoding ACT domain-containing protein ACR4 isoform X1, with translation MDYWTSSVSVDDEFEKLALRINPPMVTVDNESDKKATLIKVDSANRRGSLLEVVQVLTDLNLIIKRAYISSDGEWFMDVFHVTDQDGNKLSEDKVAERIQQSLGPRGRSFRSFRRSVGVQPALEHATIELTGRDRPGLLSEVFAVLADLKCNVVAAEVWTHNSRMASVVYITDEVNGVAIDDPERLSKIKQLLLHVLKGNKDRRSANTAVSVGSTHKERRLHQMMYADRDYDNDVMDCAPTSDRTKPLVTVEKCADKGYTVVNLSCPDRPKLLFDTVCTLTDMQYVVYHGTIIAEGPEAHQEYYIRHIDGWPISSEAERQRLIHCLEAAIKRRTSESFDVFVMQGIRLELCSEDRVGLLSDVTRIFRENGLSVTRAEVTTRGSQAVNVFYVTDASGYPVKNETIEAVRKEIGLTILRVKDETYSTSPPQQGGKFSLGNLFRSRSERFLYSLGLIKSCSCAFE, from the exons ATGGATTACTGGACTTCATCTGTCAGCGTCGATGATGAATTTGAGAAGCTTGCTCTTCGAATTAACCCGCCAAT GGTCACAGTTGACAATGAATCGGACAAGAAAGCAACTTTGATCAAG GTTGATAGCGCCAATAGGAGAGGAAGCTTATTGGAGGTGGTTCAGGTTCTTACTGATTTGAACCTGATAATCAAACGAGCTTACATCTCTTCAGATGGGGAATGGTTTATGGATG TATTCCATGTTACTGATCAAGATGGGAATAAGCTATCTGAGGATAAGGTGGCGGAACGCATTCAGCAG TCCTTAGGACCAAGGGGCCGAAGCTTTCGATCTTTCAGAAGATCTGTTGGTGTCCAGCCTGCCCTGGAGCACGCTACTATCGAGTTGACAGGAAGAGACAGGCCTGGATTGCTCTCAGAGGTCTTTGCTGTTCTTGCTGACCTCAAATGTAACGTAGTTGCTGCAGAAGTATGGACTCATAATTCAAGAATGGCATCAGTAGTTTACATCACTGATGAAGTGAACGGAGTTGCAATAGATGATCCTGAACGACTCTCTAAGATAAAGCAGCTTCTCTTGCATGTTTTAAAAGGAAATAAAGATAGGCGAAGTGCTAATACTGCTGTTTCTGTTGGTTCCACCCATAAAGAACGGAGACTGCACCAAATGATGTATGCTGATCGTGATTATGATAATGATGTCATGGATTGTGCACCTACAAGCGACCGTACCAAGCCACTCGTAACTGTAGAAAAATGTGCGGATAAAGGCTACACTGTTGTGAACTTGAGTTGTCCAGACAGGCCTAAGCTTCTTTTTGATACAGTGTGCACATTAACGGATATGCAGTATGTTGTGTATCATGGTACCATCATCGCTGAAGGACCAGAGGCTCATCAG GAATATTATATCAGACATATTGATGGATGGCCCATTAGTTCCGAAGCAGAGCGACAACGTTTAATTCATTGCTTGGAGGCAGCTATAAAGAGGCGAACTTCTGAG TCCTTTGATGTTTTTGTCATGCAGGGAATAAGGCTAGAATTGTGTAGTGAAGATAGGGTTGGCCTACTGTCAGACGTAACGCGCATATTCAGAGAGAATGGCCTTTCAGTTACTCGGGCAGAGGTCACCACCAGGGGCTCTCAAGCTGTCAATGTGTTCTATGTAACGGATGCATCAGGTTATCCTGTAAAAAACGAGACCATTGAGGCAGTTCGTAAAGAAATAGGTTTAACTATACTCCGTGTCAAGGATGAAACGTACTCAACTTCACCACCCCAGCAGGGAGGAAAGTTTTCTTTGGGTAATTTATTTCGATCAAGATCAGAAAGGTTCCTCTACAGCTTGGGTCTAATAAAATCATGCTCCTGCGCATTTGAATAG
- the LOC113717249 gene encoding ACT domain-containing protein ACR4 isoform X3, whose protein sequence is MVTVDNESDKKATLIKVDSANRRGSLLEVVQVLTDLNLIIKRAYISSDGEWFMDVFHVTDQDGNKLSEDKVAERIQQSLGPRGRSFRSFRRSVGVQPALEHATIELTGRDRPGLLSEVFAVLADLKCNVVAAEVWTHNSRMASVVYITDEVNGVAIDDPERLSKIKQLLLHVLKGNKDRRSANTAVSVGSTHKERRLHQMMYADRDYDNDVMDCAPTSDRTKPLVTVEKCADKGYTVVNLSCPDRPKLLFDTVCTLTDMQYVVYHGTIIAEGPEAHQEYYIRHIDGWPISSEAERQRLIHCLEAAIKRRTSESFDVFVMQGIRLELCSEDRVGLLSDVTRIFRENGLSVTRAEVTTRGSQAVNVFYVTDASGYPVKNETIEAVRKEIGLTILRVKDETYSTSPPQQGGKFSLGNLFRSRSERFLYSLGLIKSCSCAFE, encoded by the exons AT GGTCACAGTTGACAATGAATCGGACAAGAAAGCAACTTTGATCAAG GTTGATAGCGCCAATAGGAGAGGAAGCTTATTGGAGGTGGTTCAGGTTCTTACTGATTTGAACCTGATAATCAAACGAGCTTACATCTCTTCAGATGGGGAATGGTTTATGGATG TATTCCATGTTACTGATCAAGATGGGAATAAGCTATCTGAGGATAAGGTGGCGGAACGCATTCAGCAG TCCTTAGGACCAAGGGGCCGAAGCTTTCGATCTTTCAGAAGATCTGTTGGTGTCCAGCCTGCCCTGGAGCACGCTACTATCGAGTTGACAGGAAGAGACAGGCCTGGATTGCTCTCAGAGGTCTTTGCTGTTCTTGCTGACCTCAAATGTAACGTAGTTGCTGCAGAAGTATGGACTCATAATTCAAGAATGGCATCAGTAGTTTACATCACTGATGAAGTGAACGGAGTTGCAATAGATGATCCTGAACGACTCTCTAAGATAAAGCAGCTTCTCTTGCATGTTTTAAAAGGAAATAAAGATAGGCGAAGTGCTAATACTGCTGTTTCTGTTGGTTCCACCCATAAAGAACGGAGACTGCACCAAATGATGTATGCTGATCGTGATTATGATAATGATGTCATGGATTGTGCACCTACAAGCGACCGTACCAAGCCACTCGTAACTGTAGAAAAATGTGCGGATAAAGGCTACACTGTTGTGAACTTGAGTTGTCCAGACAGGCCTAAGCTTCTTTTTGATACAGTGTGCACATTAACGGATATGCAGTATGTTGTGTATCATGGTACCATCATCGCTGAAGGACCAGAGGCTCATCAG GAATATTATATCAGACATATTGATGGATGGCCCATTAGTTCCGAAGCAGAGCGACAACGTTTAATTCATTGCTTGGAGGCAGCTATAAAGAGGCGAACTTCTGAG TCCTTTGATGTTTTTGTCATGCAGGGAATAAGGCTAGAATTGTGTAGTGAAGATAGGGTTGGCCTACTGTCAGACGTAACGCGCATATTCAGAGAGAATGGCCTTTCAGTTACTCGGGCAGAGGTCACCACCAGGGGCTCTCAAGCTGTCAATGTGTTCTATGTAACGGATGCATCAGGTTATCCTGTAAAAAACGAGACCATTGAGGCAGTTCGTAAAGAAATAGGTTTAACTATACTCCGTGTCAAGGATGAAACGTACTCAACTTCACCACCCCAGCAGGGAGGAAAGTTTTCTTTGGGTAATTTATTTCGATCAAGATCAGAAAGGTTCCTCTACAGCTTGGGTCTAATAAAATCATGCTCCTGCGCATTTGAATAG
- the LOC113717249 gene encoding ACT domain-containing protein ACR4 isoform X4, whose protein sequence is MDVFHVTDQDGNKLSEDKVAERIQQSLGPRGRSFRSFRRSVGVQPALEHATIELTGRDRPGLLSEVFAVLADLKCNVVAAEVWTHNSRMASVVYITDEVNGVAIDDPERLSKIKQLLLHVLKGNKDRRSANTAVSVGSTHKERRLHQMMYADRDYDNDVMDCAPTSDRTKPLVTVEKCADKGYTVVNLSCPDRPKLLFDTVCTLTDMQYVVYHGTIIAEGPEAHQEYYIRHIDGWPISSEAERQRLIHCLEAAIKRRTSESFDVFVMQGIRLELCSEDRVGLLSDVTRIFRENGLSVTRAEVTTRGSQAVNVFYVTDASGYPVKNETIEAVRKEIGLTILRVKDETYSTSPPQQGGKFSLGNLFRSRSERFLYSLGLIKSCSCAFE, encoded by the exons ATGGATG TATTCCATGTTACTGATCAAGATGGGAATAAGCTATCTGAGGATAAGGTGGCGGAACGCATTCAGCAG TCCTTAGGACCAAGGGGCCGAAGCTTTCGATCTTTCAGAAGATCTGTTGGTGTCCAGCCTGCCCTGGAGCACGCTACTATCGAGTTGACAGGAAGAGACAGGCCTGGATTGCTCTCAGAGGTCTTTGCTGTTCTTGCTGACCTCAAATGTAACGTAGTTGCTGCAGAAGTATGGACTCATAATTCAAGAATGGCATCAGTAGTTTACATCACTGATGAAGTGAACGGAGTTGCAATAGATGATCCTGAACGACTCTCTAAGATAAAGCAGCTTCTCTTGCATGTTTTAAAAGGAAATAAAGATAGGCGAAGTGCTAATACTGCTGTTTCTGTTGGTTCCACCCATAAAGAACGGAGACTGCACCAAATGATGTATGCTGATCGTGATTATGATAATGATGTCATGGATTGTGCACCTACAAGCGACCGTACCAAGCCACTCGTAACTGTAGAAAAATGTGCGGATAAAGGCTACACTGTTGTGAACTTGAGTTGTCCAGACAGGCCTAAGCTTCTTTTTGATACAGTGTGCACATTAACGGATATGCAGTATGTTGTGTATCATGGTACCATCATCGCTGAAGGACCAGAGGCTCATCAG GAATATTATATCAGACATATTGATGGATGGCCCATTAGTTCCGAAGCAGAGCGACAACGTTTAATTCATTGCTTGGAGGCAGCTATAAAGAGGCGAACTTCTGAG TCCTTTGATGTTTTTGTCATGCAGGGAATAAGGCTAGAATTGTGTAGTGAAGATAGGGTTGGCCTACTGTCAGACGTAACGCGCATATTCAGAGAGAATGGCCTTTCAGTTACTCGGGCAGAGGTCACCACCAGGGGCTCTCAAGCTGTCAATGTGTTCTATGTAACGGATGCATCAGGTTATCCTGTAAAAAACGAGACCATTGAGGCAGTTCGTAAAGAAATAGGTTTAACTATACTCCGTGTCAAGGATGAAACGTACTCAACTTCACCACCCCAGCAGGGAGGAAAGTTTTCTTTGGGTAATTTATTTCGATCAAGATCAGAAAGGTTCCTCTACAGCTTGGGTCTAATAAAATCATGCTCCTGCGCATTTGAATAG